From a region of the Lycium ferocissimum isolate CSIRO_LF1 unplaced genomic scaffold, AGI_CSIRO_Lferr_CH_V1 ctg16702, whole genome shotgun sequence genome:
- the LOC132042630 gene encoding hexosyltransferase GAUT11-like isoform X1, with amino-acid sequence MRRRAADHRRPVRRRLKCWICSLLGIFLIAGFILFVVHHHHDQEDHVEQPILERESRNEEVVREHLNLTQEISSANSYARQLAEQMTLAKAYVVIAKEHNNLHLAWELSSKIRSCQFLLSKAAMKEEPISVNEAEPIIQSLSSLIFKAQDAHYDIATTMMTMKSHIQALEERANAASVQSMVFGQLTAESLPKNLHCLEIKLMADWLAKKSLQDFADERKNSPRVVDNNLYHFCIFSDNLLAVSAVINSTVSNADHPKQLVFHIVTDAIHYGMMQAWFLNNDFKSSTVEIQNIEDLTWLNSSYSPALKQLREVDSRNYYFDGSEDISIEPKFRNPKYISLLNHLRFYVPEIYPQLEKIVFLDDDVVVQKDLTPLFSLNLHGNVNGAVETCLEAFHRYYEYLNFSDPLISSRFDPQACGWAFGMNVFDLMAWRKANVTSRYHYWLEQNADRTLWKLGTLPPGLLAFYGLTEPLDRRWHVLGLGYDVSVDNRLIESAAVIHFNGNMKPWLKLGITRYRPLWEWYVNQTHPYLRDCATH; translated from the exons ATGCGGCGGCGGGCAGCCGATCATCGGCGCCCGGTTCGAAGGAGGCTCAAATGTTGGATCTGCTCTCTTCttggaatatttttaattgCAGGTTTCATATTATTTGTAGTTCATCATCACCATGACCAAGAGGATCACGTAGAACAGCCAATTTTG GAAAGAGAGTCCAGGAATGAAGAGGTTGTGCGTGAGCATCTAAATCTTACGCAAGAAATTTCAAGTGCTAATTCATATGCCAGACAGTTAGCAGAGCAGATGACTTTAGCGAAAGCTTATGTCGTTATAGCTAAAGAGCACAACAATCTTCATCTTGCTTGGGAGCTAAGTTCAAAAATAAGAAGTTGTCAATTTTTACTCTCAAAGGCTGCAATGAAGGAAGAGCCGATTTCTGTGAATGAAGCAGAACCAATAATACAAAGTCTGTCTTCTCTTATCTTCAAGGCACAAgatgcgcattatgatattgcaaccactatgatgacaatgaaatCACACATTCAAGCTCTAGAAGAGCGTGCTAATGCCGCATCTGTCCAAAGTATGGTGTTTGGACAGTTAACAGCTGAGTCCCTTCCCAAGAACCTGCATTGCCTAGAAATCAAGCTCATGGCTGACTGGCTTGCGAAGAAGTCACTGCAGGATTTTGCTGATGAAAGGAAAAACTCCCCTCGAGTAGTGGACAATAATTTGTATCACTTCTGCATATTTTCAGATAATCTGTTGGCAGTTTCAGCAGTCATTAACTCAACTGTGTCCAATGCCGATCACCCTAAGCAGCTTGTTTTCCATATTGTAACAGATGCGATACACTATGGAATGATGCAGGCTTGGTTCCTAAATAACGACTTCAAAAGTTCTACAGTAGAAATACAGAATATCGAAGACTTGACTTGGTTGAATTCATCTTATTCTCCAGCTTTAAAGCAGCTGAGAGAAGTAGACTCCAGGAATTATTACTTTGACGGGTCTGAGGACATAAGTATTGAGCCAAAGTTCCGGAATCCAAAGTATATCTCCTTGTTAAATCACCTTCGCTTTTACGTACCTGAGATCTATCCCCAGTTAGAGAAGATAGTCTTTCTTGATGATGACGTGGTCGTTCAGAAAGATCTGACACCTCTTTTTTCGTTGAATTTGCATGGAAATGTGAACGGAGCAGTGGAAACTTGTCTTGAAGCTTTTCATCGTTATTACGAGTATCTCAATTTCTCAGATCCACTCATAAGCTCGAGGTTTGATCCCCAGGCGTGTGGGTGGGCATTTGGCATGAATGTTTTTGATCTGATGGCATGGAGGAAAGCAAATGTTACTTCACGATATCATTACTGGCTAGAACAAAATGCTGATAGGACACTTTGGAAGCTGGGTACCCTTCCACCGGGACTGTTAGCTTTTTATGGATTGACAGAGCCGCTTGATAGGAGATGGCATGTGTTAGGATTAGGTTATGACGTTAGTGTTGACAATCGTCTCATAGAGAGTGCAGCGGTAATTCACTTCAATGGGAATATGAAACCATGGCTTAAGTTGGGCATTACCAGGTATAGACCTTTGTGGGAATGGTATGTAAATCAGACTCACCCATACCTTCGGGATTGCGCCACACATTGA
- the LOC132042630 gene encoding hexosyltransferase GAUT11-like isoform X2: MTLAKAYVVIAKEHNNLHLAWELSSKIRSCQFLLSKAAMKEEPISVNEAEPIIQSLSSLIFKAQDAHYDIATTMMTMKSHIQALEERANAASVQSMVFGQLTAESLPKNLHCLEIKLMADWLAKKSLQDFADERKNSPRVVDNNLYHFCIFSDNLLAVSAVINSTVSNADHPKQLVFHIVTDAIHYGMMQAWFLNNDFKSSTVEIQNIEDLTWLNSSYSPALKQLREVDSRNYYFDGSEDISIEPKFRNPKYISLLNHLRFYVPEIYPQLEKIVFLDDDVVVQKDLTPLFSLNLHGNVNGAVETCLEAFHRYYEYLNFSDPLISSRFDPQACGWAFGMNVFDLMAWRKANVTSRYHYWLEQNADRTLWKLGTLPPGLLAFYGLTEPLDRRWHVLGLGYDVSVDNRLIESAAVIHFNGNMKPWLKLGITRYRPLWEWYVNQTHPYLRDCATH, encoded by the coding sequence ATGACTTTAGCGAAAGCTTATGTCGTTATAGCTAAAGAGCACAACAATCTTCATCTTGCTTGGGAGCTAAGTTCAAAAATAAGAAGTTGTCAATTTTTACTCTCAAAGGCTGCAATGAAGGAAGAGCCGATTTCTGTGAATGAAGCAGAACCAATAATACAAAGTCTGTCTTCTCTTATCTTCAAGGCACAAgatgcgcattatgatattgcaaccactatgatgacaatgaaatCACACATTCAAGCTCTAGAAGAGCGTGCTAATGCCGCATCTGTCCAAAGTATGGTGTTTGGACAGTTAACAGCTGAGTCCCTTCCCAAGAACCTGCATTGCCTAGAAATCAAGCTCATGGCTGACTGGCTTGCGAAGAAGTCACTGCAGGATTTTGCTGATGAAAGGAAAAACTCCCCTCGAGTAGTGGACAATAATTTGTATCACTTCTGCATATTTTCAGATAATCTGTTGGCAGTTTCAGCAGTCATTAACTCAACTGTGTCCAATGCCGATCACCCTAAGCAGCTTGTTTTCCATATTGTAACAGATGCGATACACTATGGAATGATGCAGGCTTGGTTCCTAAATAACGACTTCAAAAGTTCTACAGTAGAAATACAGAATATCGAAGACTTGACTTGGTTGAATTCATCTTATTCTCCAGCTTTAAAGCAGCTGAGAGAAGTAGACTCCAGGAATTATTACTTTGACGGGTCTGAGGACATAAGTATTGAGCCAAAGTTCCGGAATCCAAAGTATATCTCCTTGTTAAATCACCTTCGCTTTTACGTACCTGAGATCTATCCCCAGTTAGAGAAGATAGTCTTTCTTGATGATGACGTGGTCGTTCAGAAAGATCTGACACCTCTTTTTTCGTTGAATTTGCATGGAAATGTGAACGGAGCAGTGGAAACTTGTCTTGAAGCTTTTCATCGTTATTACGAGTATCTCAATTTCTCAGATCCACTCATAAGCTCGAGGTTTGATCCCCAGGCGTGTGGGTGGGCATTTGGCATGAATGTTTTTGATCTGATGGCATGGAGGAAAGCAAATGTTACTTCACGATATCATTACTGGCTAGAACAAAATGCTGATAGGACACTTTGGAAGCTGGGTACCCTTCCACCGGGACTGTTAGCTTTTTATGGATTGACAGAGCCGCTTGATAGGAGATGGCATGTGTTAGGATTAGGTTATGACGTTAGTGTTGACAATCGTCTCATAGAGAGTGCAGCGGTAATTCACTTCAATGGGAATATGAAACCATGGCTTAAGTTGGGCATTACCAGGTATAGACCTTTGTGGGAATGGTATGTAAATCAGACTCACCCATACCTTCGGGATTGCGCCACACATTGA